One window of Mesorhizobium loti R88b genomic DNA carries:
- the asnB gene encoding asparagine synthase (glutamine-hydrolyzing) produces the protein MCGIVGIVGGAAATSSGSLTVRRMADRIRHRGPDGDGVWTDAEAGIAFSQRRLAIIDLSSAGAQPMISHSGRYVIVFNGEIYNHVEMRAHLDRQFGAHAWRGHSDTEVFLATIEELGTKTALELAVGMFAFGVWDRRERTLVLGRDRLGEKPLYYGRVGKTFAFASELKAFQPLPDWRPEIDRNALALMMRHNYIPAPYSIYQGIRKLRPGHFLVLSDPMHEPRVENYWSASDVAEQGRRDPFQGSPEEAVDEVERHLRRSLEGQMIADVPLGAFLSGGIDSSAVVAVMQSISARPVRTFTIGFNEAGYNEADHAKQVARHLRTDHTELYVSQRDALDVVPQLPGIYCEPFSDSSQIPTFLVSKMARGSVTVALSGDGGDELFSGYTRYALADAFWNKLSRIPVGLRRASASLATLPSPELYNNLAGGIMPLLPRRLRRERVGDKIHKAASVFSLASMDDVYRRLCSHWEPTQIIPGAVEPPTMLTGLEALPDLPGNVERMMYLDIMSYLPDDILVKVDRAAMAVSLETRVPLLDHRLVGFALSLPLSILRAGGQTKWPLRQLLYRHVPKALVERPKMGFGVPIDAWLRGALREWAEALLDERRLREDGFFQPKAIRHAWSEHLSGHRNNQYLLWDVLMFQSWRETTQGASTAVAA, from the coding sequence GGCCATCATCGACCTGTCGTCGGCCGGCGCGCAGCCGATGATCTCCCATAGTGGCCGCTACGTCATCGTCTTCAATGGAGAGATTTATAATCACGTCGAGATGCGGGCGCATCTCGACCGGCAATTTGGCGCCCATGCCTGGCGCGGGCATTCCGACACCGAGGTCTTCCTGGCCACCATCGAAGAGCTTGGAACCAAAACAGCGCTTGAACTGGCCGTCGGCATGTTTGCTTTTGGCGTTTGGGACCGGCGCGAGAGAACCCTTGTGCTCGGCCGCGATCGCCTGGGGGAAAAGCCGCTCTATTACGGCCGGGTCGGCAAGACCTTCGCGTTTGCCTCGGAACTCAAGGCCTTTCAACCGCTGCCGGACTGGCGCCCGGAGATCGACCGCAATGCGCTGGCGTTGATGATGCGCCACAACTACATCCCTGCGCCCTACAGCATTTATCAGGGCATCCGGAAGTTAAGGCCCGGCCACTTTCTCGTCCTTTCCGATCCTATGCATGAGCCGCGCGTCGAGAATTATTGGAGCGCCAGCGACGTCGCAGAGCAAGGCCGGCGCGACCCTTTCCAGGGCAGCCCCGAAGAGGCGGTCGACGAGGTCGAGCGTCATCTGCGCCGCTCACTTGAAGGGCAAATGATCGCCGACGTGCCGCTCGGCGCCTTTCTCTCGGGCGGCATCGATTCTTCCGCAGTCGTGGCAGTCATGCAGTCGATCAGCGCGCGGCCAGTGCGCACCTTCACGATCGGCTTCAACGAAGCGGGCTACAACGAGGCGGACCATGCCAAGCAGGTGGCGCGCCACCTCCGCACCGATCATACCGAGCTTTATGTCAGCCAGCGCGACGCGCTCGATGTCGTGCCCCAACTTCCCGGCATCTATTGCGAGCCGTTCTCGGACTCCTCACAAATCCCGACTTTCCTTGTCTCCAAGATGGCGCGTGGCAGCGTTACCGTGGCGTTGTCGGGAGACGGCGGCGACGAGCTGTTCTCCGGCTACACACGCTACGCGCTCGCCGATGCGTTCTGGAACAAGCTGTCGCGCATCCCGGTCGGCCTGCGCCGCGCGTCGGCCAGCCTTGCGACACTGCCGTCACCTGAGCTCTATAACAATCTGGCGGGCGGCATCATGCCGCTCTTGCCGCGGCGCCTGCGCCGCGAACGTGTCGGCGACAAGATCCATAAGGCCGCGTCCGTGTTTTCGCTGGCAAGCATGGACGATGTCTACCGTCGCCTCTGCTCGCACTGGGAACCGACCCAGATCATCCCGGGTGCGGTCGAGCCGCCGACCATGCTGACGGGTCTGGAAGCGCTTCCGGACTTGCCGGGCAATGTCGAGCGGATGATGTACCTCGATATCATGAGCTATCTGCCAGATGACATCCTGGTGAAAGTCGACCGCGCCGCCATGGCCGTCAGCCTCGAGACCCGCGTGCCGCTGCTCGACCACCGCCTCGTAGGCTTCGCGCTGTCGCTGCCGCTTTCCATTCTGCGCGCCGGCGGCCAGACGAAGTGGCCGCTCAGGCAGCTGCTTTACCGGCATGTTCCCAAAGCCCTCGTCGAACGTCCCAAGATGGGCTTTGGCGTGCCTATCGACGCCTGGCTGCGCGGCGCGCTGCGCGAATGGGCCGAGGCGCTGCTCGACGAGCGCCGGCTGCGCGAGGACGGCTTCTTCCAGCCCAAAGCGATCCGGCATGCCTGGTCCGAACACCTCTCCGGACACCGCAACAACCAGTACCTGCTTTGGGACGTGCTGATGTTCCAGTCCTGGCGGGAAACGACCCAGGGAGCTTCAACGGCGGTCGCGGCCTGA